One Flagellimonas sp. CMM7 genomic region harbors:
- a CDS encoding conjugal transfer protein produces MKHKIKLLGIALTFALLMPAGAACQGMPVYDNTNFISFTKSLIESAKQTSQLLKTVQFLKTQKENIEKVNNVIRQLKAVREMARNNQRLFNIVQDDLREILNSPYIKPDEVNRVSESFNSIIENSLYGLEYIDQILSSNTLKMTDAERAEVLKDMELKSKEMVAEIEAKTKRYREIIAFREMQDKINNRETNY; encoded by the coding sequence ATGAAACACAAAATCAAACTCTTGGGAATAGCCCTAACCTTCGCTCTTTTAATGCCAGCAGGCGCTGCCTGCCAAGGAATGCCAGTGTATGACAATACTAATTTTATCAGTTTTACCAAATCCCTAATAGAATCGGCAAAACAGACCTCACAATTGCTAAAAACAGTACAGTTTCTAAAGACTCAAAAAGAGAACATAGAAAAGGTGAACAATGTCATCAGGCAGCTAAAGGCGGTTCGGGAAATGGCAAGAAACAACCAACGCTTGTTCAACATTGTACAGGACGATTTACGGGAAATTCTCAATTCACCCTATATCAAACCTGATGAAGTGAATCGGGTTTCAGAATCCTTCAATTCCATTATTGAAAACTCTCTATATGGATTGGAGTATATCGACCAGATATTGTCCAGCAACACCCTTAAAATGACAGATGCAGAACGTGCGGAAGTCTTGAAAGACATGGAACTGAAATCCAAAGAAATGGTAGCTGAGATTGAAGCCAAAACTAAACGCTACCGTGAGATTATTGCCTTTCGTGAAATGCAGGATAAAATCAATAACAGGGAAACCAATTACTAA